In one window of Paraflavitalea soli DNA:
- a CDS encoding HAMP domain-containing protein, producing MTRPKTKAIRPSDGDRAATAKANGLPKKRSSSANKNARPPQVGYDDPHLQQASGQLDLRELLHVLTEMKNGNFNVRMPIDEVGLNGKICDTLNDIISLNEKMMQEFTRAGNTIGKQGKLTQRIEVPHAKGAWSTGVDSLNTLISDLVHPTIEIAHVISLVAKGNLSQEMPLEIGGHLLQGEFARIAKEVNDMVKQLNLFSIEVTRVAREVGSEGKLGGQAKVKGVGGVWKDLTDSVNQMASNLTGQVRNIAEVTTAVAKGDLSKKITVDVKGEILELKNTINTMVDQLNSFSSEVTRVALEVGTEGKLGGQAQVKGVAGTWKDLTDSVNQMASNLTGQVRNIAEVTTAVAKGDLSRQITVDVKGEILELKNTINTMVDQLNSFSAEVTRVAREVGSEGKLGGQAKVKGVGGVWKDLTDSVNQMASNLTGQVRNIAEVTTAVARGDLGRKITVDVKGEILELKNTINTMVDQLNSFSSEVTRVALEVGTEGKLGGQAQVKGVAGTWKDLTDSVNGMASNLTGQVRNIAEVTTAVAKGDLSRKITVDVKGEILELKNTINTMVDQLNSFGSEVTRVAREVGSEGKLGGQAAVPGVGGTWKDLTDSVNIMAGNLTSQVRNIAEVTTAVATGDLSRKIDVDVKGEILELKNTINTMVDQLRGFASEVTRVAREVGSEGKLGGQATVEGVGGVWKDLTDSVNGMASNLTGQVRNIAEVTTAVAKGDLSRKITVDVKGEILELKNTINTMVDQLNSFGSEVTRVAREVGSEGKLGGQADVPGVGGTWKDLTDSVNKMASNLTSQVRNIAEVTTAVANGDLSRKIGVDVKGEILELKNTINTMVDQLRGFASEVTRVAREVGTEGKLGGQANVPGVAGTWKDLTDSVNQMAGNLTAQVRNIAEVAIAVANGDMSKKITVDVRGEILQLKETLNTMVDQLRAFASEVTRVAREVGTDGKLGGQAFVPGVAGTWKDLTDSVNQMTGNLTAQVRNIAEVTKAVASGDLSKTVQIDVKGEILDLKNTINTMVEQLNSFAFEVTRVAREVGTEGKLGGQAEVRGVAGTWKDLTDNVNMMASNLTNQVRGIAKVVTAVATGNLKQKLSIVSRGEVAQLTDTFNEMIDTLAVFADQVTTVAREVGVEGRLGGQASVPGASGIWKNLTENVNQLAQNLTTQVRSISEVASAVTKGDLTRTIRVEAKGEVEALKDTINQMINNLKETTLRNQEQDWLKSNLAKFGQMLQGQKDLKTVTQRILSELAQVVTAHYGAFYILTQEEDTQHAMLNLFAAYGYKTDKNIPTEFAIGEGLVGQVAFEKERIILSNVPGNYIKISSGLGRAKPANLIILPVLFENKVKAVIELASLDVFSETHLDFLSQLTESIGIVLNTIEANTRTAELLTQSQSLAGELKIQQEELRRTNDELQDKALLLVKQKNEVEAKNKEVEEARRSLEEKAEQLTLTSKYKSEFLANMSHELRTPLNSLLILAQQLYENAEGNLSDKQIRYARTIHSCGDDLIQLINDILDLSKIESGFITANMGSVRFSEIAGFVETTFKPISEARHLRFTIETDTNLPDAMETDLQRLNQILKNLLSNSFKFTEKGEVKLRIYEAKKNWKQGTPSLDHAARVVAFAITDTGIGIPQEKQNIIFEAFQQAEGSTSRKYGGTGLGLSISRGLAELLGGTIELESQPSFGSTFTLFLPVDAVAGMIPKEDGLSAYRQYQLGGDSGEIDTLINSIRATSESKEAQGMHSMVNEMINETGDDRNLIQPNDKVILIVEDDLRFGKIIIDKAHELGLKAIVATNYIEVFDFINRFLPIAITLDVKLPDTSGWKVLDLLRNDLNYRHIPIHLISGEENKELALKRGARSFLLKPLDNDVLNELFEDIMTFNSKEVKKVLVVEDNEIDSSQIVKILIADNMDVTLADTGREAIAQIEDKGNDFDCIILDYTLPDISGTDIVNKVAENKQKHTPVIIYSGKDFGKKELQHLHRTSNTIILKGVNSLEHLLEETVLHLHINHKDLPQDKKRVIENIRMKEDILTGKNILVVDDDVRNLFALTTVFERYNINVITAESGKDAINIIRDESPKIDMVLMDIMMPEMDGYETTQKIRREHKNSTLPIIAVTAKAMKGDRQKCIEAGASDYITKPLKIDQLLSLMRVWFYK from the coding sequence ATGACCCGCCCAAAAACTAAGGCCATTCGCCCATCGGATGGAGATCGTGCTGCCACCGCCAAAGCCAATGGATTACCCAAAAAAAGGTCGTCTTCTGCAAACAAAAATGCCCGGCCGCCTCAGGTCGGGTATGATGATCCCCATTTGCAGCAGGCATCAGGTCAGCTCGATCTGCGTGAACTACTGCATGTACTCACCGAAATGAAGAACGGGAATTTCAATGTGCGCATGCCCATTGATGAGGTAGGGCTCAACGGAAAGATTTGCGATACCCTCAACGATATCATCTCTCTCAATGAGAAAATGATGCAGGAGTTTACCCGCGCCGGTAATACCATCGGTAAGCAGGGTAAGCTCACCCAACGTATAGAAGTACCCCATGCCAAAGGCGCCTGGAGTACCGGCGTAGACTCACTCAATACACTTATCTCCGACCTGGTGCACCCCACCATTGAGATTGCCCATGTGATCAGCCTCGTGGCCAAGGGCAACCTCTCCCAGGAAATGCCCCTCGAGATCGGCGGTCACCTCCTGCAGGGCGAATTTGCCCGCATCGCCAAAGAGGTAAACGACATGGTGAAGCAGCTCAACCTCTTCTCCATCGAAGTTACCCGCGTGGCGCGGGAAGTAGGGTCAGAAGGTAAACTGGGCGGTCAGGCCAAGGTAAAAGGCGTAGGTGGTGTGTGGAAAGACCTCACCGATTCGGTAAACCAAATGGCCAGTAACCTCACCGGTCAGGTGCGCAACATCGCCGAGGTAACCACCGCAGTGGCAAAAGGCGACCTTTCCAAAAAGATCACTGTGGATGTAAAAGGAGAGATCCTGGAGCTCAAGAATACCATCAATACCATGGTGGATCAGCTCAACTCCTTCTCTTCCGAAGTTACCCGGGTGGCCCTCGAAGTAGGTACCGAAGGTAAACTGGGCGGCCAGGCCCAGGTAAAAGGCGTAGCCGGTACCTGGAAAGACTTAACAGACTCCGTAAACCAGATGGCCTCCAACCTTACCGGCCAGGTGCGCAACATTGCTGAGGTGACCACTGCCGTGGCCAAGGGCGACTTATCGCGTCAGATCACGGTGGATGTAAAAGGAGAGATCCTCGAATTGAAGAATACCATCAACACCATGGTGGACCAGCTCAACTCCTTCTCTGCCGAAGTAACGCGCGTGGCGCGGGAAGTAGGTTCCGAAGGAAAGCTAGGCGGTCAGGCCAAGGTAAAAGGCGTAGGTGGTGTATGGAAAGACCTCACCGATTCCGTAAACCAGATGGCCTCCAACCTCACCGGCCAGGTGCGTAACATTGCCGAAGTAACGACCGCCGTGGCGCGGGGCGACCTGGGCCGTAAGATCACCGTGGATGTGAAAGGAGAGATCCTGGAATTGAAGAATACCATCAACACCATGGTGGACCAGCTCAACTCCTTCTCTTCCGAAGTGACCCGGGTGGCCCTCGAAGTAGGTACCGAAGGTAAGCTCGGCGGCCAGGCCCAGGTAAAAGGCGTGGCCGGTACCTGGAAGGACTTGACGGACTCGGTAAACGGGATGGCCTCTAACCTTACCGGTCAGGTGCGCAACATCGCGGAAGTGACTACCGCCGTGGCCAAGGGCGACTTATCGCGTAAGATCACCGTGGACGTAAAAGGAGAGATCCTCGAATTGAAGAATACCATCAACACCATGGTGGACCAGCTCAACTCATTTGGTTCCGAAGTAACCCGCGTGGCGCGGGAAGTAGGATCGGAAGGTAAGCTGGGCGGCCAGGCGGCAGTACCCGGCGTAGGCGGTACCTGGAAAGACCTGACCGACTCGGTAAACATCATGGCCGGTAACCTCACCTCCCAGGTGCGCAACATTGCGGAAGTAACCACCGCCGTGGCTACCGGTGACCTTTCCCGTAAGATCGATGTGGACGTTAAAGGAGAGATCCTCGAATTGAAGAATACCATCAATACCATGGTGGACCAGCTTCGCGGCTTCGCTTCCGAAGTAACCCGGGTGGCGCGTGAAGTAGGATCGGAAGGTAAACTGGGTGGTCAGGCCACCGTAGAAGGAGTAGGGGGTGTATGGAAAGACCTGACAGACTCCGTAAACGGAATGGCCTCTAACCTTACCGGTCAGGTGCGGAATATTGCCGAAGTAACCACTGCCGTAGCGAAAGGTGACCTTAGCCGTAAGATCACGGTGGACGTAAAAGGAGAGATCCTCGAATTGAAGAATACCATCAATACCATGGTGGACCAGCTCAACTCATTCGGGTCTGAAGTAACGCGCGTGGCGCGGGAAGTAGGTTCCGAAGGTAAGCTGGGCGGTCAGGCCGATGTACCCGGCGTAGGCGGTACCTGGAAAGATTTAACCGACTCTGTAAATAAAATGGCCTCCAACCTTACCTCCCAGGTGCGCAACATTGCCGAGGTAACCACCGCCGTGGCCAATGGCGACTTGTCGCGTAAGATCGGCGTGGATGTAAAAGGCGAGATCCTGGAGTTGAAGAATACCATCAACACCATGGTGGACCAGCTGCGGGGCTTCGCGTCAGAAGTAACGCGCGTGGCGCGTGAGGTGGGTACCGAAGGTAAACTGGGTGGCCAGGCCAATGTACCCGGTGTGGCAGGTACCTGGAAGGATCTGACCGACTCCGTAAACCAGATGGCGGGCAACCTCACCGCCCAGGTGCGCAACATCGCCGAGGTGGCCATCGCCGTGGCGAACGGGGATATGTCGAAAAAGATCACCGTGGACGTACGCGGGGAGATCCTTCAATTGAAAGAAACCCTCAATACCATGGTGGACCAGCTGCGCGCCTTCGCCTCCGAAGTAACGCGGGTGGCGCGTGAGGTAGGTACTGATGGTAAGCTGGGTGGACAGGCCTTCGTGCCAGGCGTAGCCGGTACCTGGAAGGACCTGACCGACTCCGTAAACCAGATGACCGGTAACCTCACCGCCCAGGTGCGCAACATCGCTGAAGTAACAAAAGCGGTGGCTTCCGGTGACCTGAGTAAAACCGTACAGATCGACGTAAAGGGTGAGATCCTCGACCTCAAGAATACCATCAATACCATGGTGGAGCAGTTGAACTCCTTCGCCTTTGAGGTTACCCGCGTGGCGCGTGAGGTAGGTACGGAAGGTAAACTGGGCGGCCAGGCCGAAGTACGCGGCGTGGCCGGTACCTGGAAAGACCTTACCGATAATGTGAACATGATGGCCTCCAACCTCACCAACCAGGTGCGCGGTATTGCCAAGGTAGTAACGGCCGTGGCTACCGGTAACCTCAAACAGAAACTATCCATTGTATCCCGTGGTGAAGTTGCACAGCTGACGGATACCTTCAATGAGATGATCGATACCCTGGCCGTATTTGCCGACCAGGTAACCACCGTGGCCCGTGAGGTGGGGGTGGAAGGACGATTGGGGGGACAGGCCAGTGTACCGGGCGCTTCCGGTATCTGGAAAAACCTCACGGAAAACGTAAACCAGCTGGCGCAGAACCTTACTACCCAGGTGCGTTCTATCTCCGAAGTAGCCAGCGCGGTAACAAAAGGTGACCTTACCCGTACCATCCGCGTAGAAGCCAAAGGAGAAGTGGAAGCCTTGAAGGATACCATCAACCAAATGATCAACAACCTCAAGGAAACTACCTTGCGCAACCAGGAGCAGGACTGGCTCAAATCCAACCTGGCCAAGTTTGGCCAGATGCTGCAGGGACAAAAAGACCTGAAGACAGTAACCCAGCGTATCCTCTCCGAGCTGGCGCAGGTGGTAACCGCCCACTACGGCGCCTTCTATATCCTTACACAGGAGGAAGATACCCAGCATGCCATGCTCAACCTGTTTGCCGCCTATGGTTATAAGACCGATAAGAACATTCCCACCGAGTTTGCCATTGGTGAAGGCCTGGTAGGCCAGGTGGCCTTTGAAAAAGAAAGGATCATCCTCTCCAATGTACCGGGCAATTATATCAAGATCAGCTCCGGGCTGGGGCGCGCCAAACCGGCCAACCTCATCATCCTGCCCGTATTGTTTGAGAACAAAGTGAAAGCCGTTATTGAACTGGCCTCGCTCGATGTCTTCAGCGAAACGCACCTCGACTTCCTCAGCCAGCTTACCGAAAGTATCGGTATCGTGTTGAACACCATCGAGGCCAATACCCGCACAGCCGAGCTGCTTACCCAGTCACAATCACTGGCCGGTGAGTTGAAAATACAACAGGAAGAGTTGAGAAGGACCAACGATGAATTACAGGACAAAGCCCTGCTGCTCGTAAAACAGAAGAACGAAGTGGAAGCCAAGAACAAGGAAGTGGAAGAGGCCCGCCGTTCACTCGAAGAAAAAGCAGAACAGCTTACCCTCACCTCCAAGTACAAGTCCGAGTTCCTGGCCAATATGTCGCACGAGCTGCGTACGCCGCTGAATAGTTTGCTCATCCTTGCCCAGCAATTGTATGAGAATGCAGAAGGCAACCTTTCCGATAAGCAAATACGGTATGCCCGCACCATTCACTCCTGTGGTGATGACCTCATACAACTGATCAATGATATCCTCGATCTGTCGAAGATCGAATCCGGTTTCATTACCGCCAATATGGGCTCTGTACGGTTTTCCGAGATCGCCGGTTTTGTGGAAACTACTTTCAAACCCATTTCAGAAGCCAGGCACCTGCGGTTTACCATCGAGACAGATACCAACCTGCCCGATGCCATGGAGACCGACTTGCAGCGCTTGAACCAGATCTTAAAGAACCTCTTGTCCAACTCCTTCAAGTTTACCGAAAAAGGCGAAGTAAAACTGCGCATCTACGAAGCGAAGAAGAACTGGAAACAAGGTACCCCCAGTCTCGACCATGCTGCCCGTGTGGTGGCCTTTGCCATTACCGATACCGGTATCGGCATCCCCCAGGAAAAGCAGAACATCATCTTCGAAGCCTTCCAGCAGGCCGAAGGGTCTACCAGCCGTAAATACGGCGGTACCGGTTTGGGATTGTCTATCAGCCGCGGTTTGGCCGAACTGTTAGGCGGCACCATCGAGCTGGAAAGCCAGCCTTCTTTCGGCAGTACCTTCACCCTCTTCCTGCCCGTAGATGCCGTAGCCGGTATGATCCCCAAAGAGGATGGCCTCTCTGCCTATCGCCAGTATCAGCTGGGAGGCGATAGCGGCGAGATTGATACCCTCATCAATTCCATCCGGGCTACTTCCGAAAGCAAGGAAGCCCAGGGTATGCACAGCATGGTGAATGAAATGATCAATGAAACAGGCGACGACCGCAACCTTATCCAGCCCAACGACAAGGTCATATTGATCGTGGAAGATGACCTGCGTTTTGGCAAGATCATCATCGACAAAGCCCATGAGCTGGGCCTCAAAGCCATCGTGGCCACCAATTATATTGAGGTATTTGATTTCATCAACCGCTTTCTGCCTATTGCCATTACACTCGATGTGAAGTTGCCCGATACCAGTGGCTGGAAGGTGCTCGACCTCCTGCGCAATGACCTCAACTACCGTCATATTCCCATCCACCTCATTTCCGGCGAAGAGAACAAAGAGCTGGCCCTCAAGCGGGGCGCCCGCAGCTTCCTGCTGAAGCCCCTGGACAATGATGTACTGAATGAGTTGTTTGAAGATATCATGACCTTCAACAGCAAAGAAGTGAAGAAAGTGCTGGTGGTGGAAGACAATGAGATCGATTCCTCACAGATCGTAAAAATACTCATTGCCGATAACATGGATGTCACCCTGGCCGATACGGGCAGGGAAGCCATAGCCCAGATCGAGGATAAAGGAAATGATTTTGATTGTATCATCCTGGACTATACATTGCCCGATATTTCAGGTACGGACATTGTGAACAAAGTGGCGGAAAATAAACAGAAGCATACCCCTGTGATCATCTACTCCGGAAAAGATTTTGGTAAGAAAGAATTGCAGCACTTGCACCGCACCTCCAATACCATCATCCTCAAAGGCGTTAATTCACTGGAGCACCTGCTCGAAGAGACCGTGTTGCACCTCCACATCAATCACAAAGACCTGCCGCAGGACAAGAAAAGGGTTATTGAGAACATACGGATGAAAGAAGATATCCTCACCGGTAAGAATATATTGGTGGTGGATGATGATGTAAGAAACCTGTTTGCCCTCACCACCGTATTTGAAAGGTACAATATCAATGTGATCACCGCCGAGAGTGGAAAGGATGCCATCAACATTATTCGCGATGAAAGCCCGAAGATCGACATGGTGCTGATGGACATCATGATGCCTGAAATGGATGGCTATGAGACCACCCAGAAGATCAGGCGCGAGCACAAGAACAGTACCTTGCCCATCATTGCCGTGACTGCCAAGGCCATGAAGGGTGACCGGCAGAAATGTATCGAAGCAGGCGCTTCCGATTATATCACCAAGCCGCTAAAGATCGATCAGTTATTATCTTTGATGCGCGTGTGGTTTTATAAATAA
- a CDS encoding response regulator: protein MQQKILLVDDREDNLLSMEAILEPDGYQFIKATSGRHALKILLTEFDFALILMDVKMPNLSGFETAALIYEREKLRHIPIIFITANNYGEDNIFKGYRTGAVDYIYKPINPELLRAKVSVFIDLYQKNRRLLMQEQKLKAINKNLEDEISERKASEEKIKQLNRQLLGNITLLESANRDLDRFAFMASHDLQEPLRKIRTFSDLLATKYKDSLDKDANAYIDRIQSAAARMQALIKDILAFSKLTGEKDNFEFTDLNILLDEALADLETPIKEKGAHISLLEPLPALEVNPGLIRPLFYNIISNAIKYSKTDVTPQITIRYELTTGQEKIAGNNKENAGKYCRIFMEDNGIGFDQVYAEQVFEMFRRLHVSSAFEGTGIGLALCKKIVEKHHGFISAHSKANEGTTFIVTLPVYQPVKVMMKQ from the coding sequence ATGCAGCAAAAGATCTTATTGGTAGACGACCGGGAAGATAATTTGCTTTCCATGGAAGCCATCCTGGAGCCAGACGGCTACCAGTTCATAAAAGCTACGTCCGGCCGTCATGCCCTGAAGATCCTGTTAACAGAGTTCGACTTTGCCCTGATCCTCATGGATGTGAAGATGCCCAACCTCAGCGGCTTCGAGACCGCGGCCCTCATCTATGAAAGGGAGAAGCTGCGCCATATCCCCATTATATTCATTACCGCCAATAACTATGGCGAAGACAATATTTTCAAAGGCTACCGTACCGGGGCCGTGGATTATATCTACAAGCCCATCAATCCCGAATTGCTGCGGGCCAAGGTATCTGTATTCATCGACCTCTACCAGAAGAACAGGCGACTCCTTATGCAGGAGCAAAAGCTAAAGGCCATCAACAAAAACCTGGAAGACGAGATCAGCGAGCGCAAAGCTTCCGAAGAAAAGATCAAACAACTCAACCGGCAGTTGCTGGGCAATATTACCTTGCTGGAATCCGCCAACCGCGACCTGGACCGTTTCGCCTTCATGGCTTCCCACGACCTGCAGGAACCCCTGCGCAAGATCCGCACCTTCAGCGATCTGCTGGCTACTAAGTACAAGGATAGCCTGGACAAAGATGCCAATGCATATATCGACCGCATACAGAGTGCGGCGGCGCGTATGCAGGCCCTGATCAAAGACATCCTGGCTTTTTCCAAGCTCACTGGCGAGAAAGACAATTTTGAATTTACCGACCTCAATATCCTGCTCGATGAGGCCCTGGCCGATCTGGAGACACCCATTAAGGAAAAAGGAGCGCACATCAGTTTGTTGGAGCCTTTGCCGGCATTGGAAGTAAACCCCGGGCTCATCAGGCCTTTGTTTTACAATATCATCAGCAATGCCATCAAGTACAGCAAGACAGATGTCACACCACAGATCACCATCCGCTATGAATTGACAACCGGGCAGGAAAAAATTGCCGGTAATAATAAGGAGAATGCAGGGAAGTACTGCCGTATTTTTATGGAAGACAATGGCATCGGCTTCGACCAGGTATATGCCGAGCAGGTATTTGAAATGTTCCGGCGTTTACATGTGAGCAGTGCCTTTGAAGGCACCGGTATTGGGCTGGCCCTTTGCAAGAAGATCGTGGAAAAGCACCATGGCTTTATCTCCGCCCACAGTAAGGCCAACGAAGGCACTACCTTTATCGTCACCTTACCCGTCTACCAACCCGTAAAGGTCATGATGAAGCAATAA
- a CDS encoding NUDIX hydrolase, which yields MFNVRVYGILLGDNNQVLVADEFIRGGYYTKFPGGGLEFGEGTRDCLKREFKEELDLEVRIGDHIYTTDFFQMSAFTPDQQIIAIYYYAHALEPIKAPLRTKLFDFDEQQMEVYRQTGETETFRFIDWEDFSGEVVTLPIDKVVADLVKAAGK from the coding sequence ATGTTTAACGTAAGAGTATACGGCATCCTGCTTGGCGACAACAACCAGGTATTGGTGGCGGATGAATTTATCCGTGGCGGTTATTATACGAAGTTTCCCGGCGGCGGACTGGAATTTGGCGAAGGCACGCGGGATTGCCTGAAAAGGGAATTCAAGGAAGAGCTGGACCTGGAGGTGCGGATCGGGGATCATATCTATACGACGGATTTCTTTCAGATGAGCGCTTTTACGCCCGACCAGCAGATCATTGCGATCTATTATTATGCGCATGCGCTGGAACCGATCAAGGCCCCCCTGCGCACGAAGTTGTTTGACTTTGATGAACAGCAAATGGAAGTGTACCGGCAAACGGGTGAAACGGAGACGTTCCGGTTTATTGACTGGGAAGATTTCTCCGGGGAAGTGGTTACACTGCCGATTGATAAGGTGGTGGCTGACCTGGTGAAGGCAGCCGGGAAATGA
- a CDS encoding magnesium transporter CorA family protein, whose product MIQYFKNINHQTVAIDKPENGSWVNVLPPLKQEEFTELADGLDIPLDFLTDSLDIDERSRFEEDDNVKLVVIKAPTENNSFNESDALYITIPIVIILTHNQILTVNSFDNEAIKKFLHTFQNRHPDNRKMMALKIFEKIIQTYMDSLKEINHRRNIVEQKLYAANRNEELLQLMRIQKSLVYFVTALRSNEMLLMKIERTNFLALNEEEKEFLQDLIVDNSQALEMANIYTNILSSTLDAFASIIANNQNEVLRRLAVITIVLTFPVLVASIYGMNVPIPYKDSPYAFYIPVFLSLVISLVIGWFFLKKKIF is encoded by the coding sequence ATGATCCAGTACTTCAAAAATATCAATCACCAGACGGTCGCCATCGACAAACCGGAAAATGGCAGCTGGGTAAATGTATTGCCCCCGCTGAAGCAGGAAGAATTTACAGAACTGGCGGACGGGCTGGATATTCCGCTCGACTTTTTGACGGACTCACTGGATATCGATGAAAGAAGCCGTTTTGAAGAAGACGACAACGTGAAGTTGGTGGTCATCAAAGCACCCACGGAAAACAACTCGTTCAACGAAAGTGATGCGCTCTACATCACGATCCCGATCGTTATCATCCTTACGCACAACCAGATATTAACGGTGAACAGCTTCGACAACGAAGCGATCAAGAAATTCCTGCACACTTTCCAGAACCGTCACCCGGACAACCGGAAGATGATGGCGCTGAAGATCTTCGAAAAGATCATTCAGACGTATATGGATTCGCTGAAGGAGATCAACCACCGCCGCAATATCGTAGAACAAAAGCTGTATGCCGCCAACCGGAATGAAGAGCTGCTGCAGCTGATGCGCATACAAAAGAGCCTGGTGTATTTCGTAACAGCGCTCCGCTCCAACGAAATGCTGCTGATGAAGATCGAACGCACGAACTTCCTGGCACTGAATGAAGAAGAGAAGGAGTTCCTGCAGGATCTTATCGTAGACAACTCACAGGCGCTTGAAATGGCCAATATCTACACCAACATCCTGAGTAGTACGCTGGATGCCTTTGCCAGCATCATTGCCAATAACCAGAACGAAGTGTTGCGCCGCCTGGCGGTGATCACGATCGTATTGACCTTCCCGGTACTGGTAGCCAGTATCTATGGCATGAACGTGCCCATCCCTTATAAAGACTCCCCTTACGCATTTTATATCCCGGTATTTCTTTCGCTCGTGATCTCGCTCGTGATCGGGTGGTTTTTCCTCAAGAAGAAAATATTCTAA
- a CDS encoding DinB family protein: MMPLPPTLTIDDILRESDKAFQRFTTFCKDLPPELFFRETDGKWSIAQNLQHLVICTKTATAAYALPKFLVRLFGGKPNRDSRPYPVLVEKYQQKLAAGGKAQGRYIPKHMKPNSNKEELIKHWRQFTTIYLQALRKNWKDEQLDKYIVKHPLLGKITLRELCYFTIYHTDHHLEIVKKRS, translated from the coding sequence ATGATGCCACTACCCCCTACCCTTACTATCGACGACATATTGCGGGAATCAGACAAAGCCTTTCAGCGGTTCACCACTTTCTGTAAAGACCTGCCACCGGAACTTTTCTTCCGGGAAACGGACGGCAAATGGTCGATCGCACAAAACCTGCAACACCTGGTGATCTGCACCAAAACGGCCACGGCGGCCTATGCGCTCCCCAAATTCCTGGTGCGCCTATTTGGCGGCAAACCCAACCGGGACTCGCGCCCCTACCCGGTGCTGGTGGAAAAATACCAGCAGAAACTGGCGGCAGGCGGCAAAGCACAGGGCCGCTATATTCCCAAGCATATGAAACCCAACTCCAATAAGGAGGAGCTGATCAAACACTGGCGGCAATTCACCACCATTTACCTGCAGGCGCTGCGGAAAAACTGGAAGGACGAACAGCTGGACAAGTACATTGTCAAGCACCCGCTATTGGGCAAGATCACGCTGCGGGAATTGTGCTATTTTACGATATACCATACGGATCATCATTTGGAGATTGTGAAGAAACGCTCATAG
- the dapF gene encoding diaminopimelate epimerase: MKLIFHKYQGTGNDFVILDNRDERYNDLNTEQIRFLCDRRFGIGADGLMLLNTKPGYDFEMKYYNADGRESTMCGNGGRCLVKFAYHQGIRKNMYHFMAVDGAHEAEIDDDGTVSLKMKDVNGIRESHGDFILDTGSPHYVKLVTDVMAFDVYKKGMDIRYNNTYAKEGINVNFVEQKREDEIIVRTYERGVEDETLSCGTGVTASALVCYHNERGFNDVTVLTRGGKLSVEYDRVDEDTFHNVWLCGPAEKVYEGGIELK, from the coding sequence ATGAAACTTATTTTTCACAAGTACCAGGGCACGGGCAATGATTTCGTGATCCTGGACAACAGAGACGAACGCTACAACGACCTGAATACAGAACAGATCCGCTTTTTGTGCGACCGCCGCTTTGGCATCGGCGCCGACGGACTGATGCTGCTCAATACCAAGCCGGGCTATGACTTTGAAATGAAATACTACAATGCCGACGGCCGGGAAAGCACGATGTGTGGCAACGGCGGGCGCTGCCTGGTAAAATTTGCTTACCACCAGGGTATCCGGAAAAATATGTACCACTTCATGGCGGTAGATGGCGCCCACGAAGCAGAAATAGATGACGACGGCACGGTGAGCCTGAAAATGAAGGATGTGAATGGCATCCGGGAAAGTCATGGTGATTTTATCCTGGACACGGGCAGCCCGCACTACGTAAAACTGGTGACGGATGTAATGGCCTTCGACGTATACAAAAAAGGCATGGACATCCGCTACAACAATACCTACGCCAAAGAAGGCATCAACGTAAACTTTGTAGAACAGAAACGGGAAGACGAGATCATCGTACGCACGTACGAACGGGGGGTGGAAGATGAAACACTCAGCTGCGGCACGGGCGTCACCGCCAGCGCGCTGGTATGCTACCATAACGAACGCGGCTTCAACGACGTAACGGTACTCACCCGCGGGGGTAAACTCTCGGTAGAATACGACCGGGTGGATGAAGATACCTTTCACAATGTATGGCTGTGCGGTCCTGCAGAAAAAGTGTACGAGGGAGGGATCGAACTGAAATGA